The Lycium barbarum isolate Lr01 chromosome 10, ASM1917538v2, whole genome shotgun sequence genome includes a region encoding these proteins:
- the LOC132613937 gene encoding zeatin O-xylosyltransferase-like, with the protein MTPPQSGDREDRTEVRSSDLSTSMCSYEVVVVMVPFPVQGHLNQLLQLACLISSSYDLPVYYVGSATLNRQARVRANALNSSDIAKIHFHDIPTPEFASPPPEFSASSKFPSHHRPLWDAYLLMREPIASVLHDISSKSRRVIVIHDYLMSSNVQDVSSFPNAESYVFNCISAFTLYSVSTLLSGMSVQFGETLLKKLPSLEGVMPDEVKDLIDSQHPYTDIRSGDIHNTSKVIEGEFLDLLAQVESKQQWAIGPIQPTKQNHISNRNNICLEWLNKQPPRSVLYISFGTATSFSDREIKELAMGLERSKQKFIWVLRDADRVDIFAGEARRIELPQGFEERVRGVGLVVRKWAPQPQILAHSSTGGFMSHCGWNSCIESITMGVPIAAWPMHSDQPRNSFLVTEMLKTGLIVREWEKREELVSASTIENIVSKLMASEEGDVIRKRAEELGEAVRRSTEKGGASRIELDAFISHITR; encoded by the coding sequence ATGACACCACCTCAATCAGGAGACAGGGAGGATCGGACAGAAGTACGAAGTTCCGATCTTTCTACTTCCATGTGTAGCTATGAAGTAGTTGTAGTCATGGTTCCATTTCCGGTTCAAGGCCATCTCAATCAACTTCTTCAACTTGCCTGTTTAATCTCCTCATCATATGATCTTCCTGTCTATTATGTTGGTTCAGCCACACTTAACCGTCAAGCTCGGGTTCGAGCCAACGCCTTAAATTCTTCAGACATAGCCAAAATCCACTTCCATGACATTCCAACTCCTGAATTTGCCTCACCTCCACCTGAGTTTAGCGCCTCGAGCAAATTCCCATCACATCATCGGCCATTATGGGATGCATATTTGCTTATGCGCGAGCCTATTGCTTCCGTTTTACACGATATCTCCTCGAAGTCAAgacgagtcattgttattcatgATTATTTGATGTCCTCCAATGTTCAGGATGTTTCTTCCTTTCCCAATGCTGAATCCTATGTATTTAATTGCATATCAGCTTTCACTTTGTACAGCGTTTCAACCTTACTTAGTGGAATGTCTGTACAATTTGGAGAAACGCTGCTTAAAAAGCTACCCTCCCTTGAAGGAGTGATGCCAGATGAAGTCAAGGACTTGATAGATTCTCAGCATCCCTATACGGATATTAGATCAGGTGATATCCATAATACAAGCAAAGTGATTGAAGGCGAGTTTCTTGATTTGCTGGCACAAGTAGAAAGTAAACAACAATGGGCAATTGGACCAATTCAGCCTACTAAACAAAATCATATCTCAAATAGGAACAATATATGTTTGGAGTGGCTTAACAAACAACCTCCAAGATCAGTTCTTTATATATCTTTTGGAACAGCAACTTCATTTTCGGATAGAGAAATCAAGGAGCTCGCGATGGGATTAGAACGAAGCAAACAGAAGTTCATATGGGTGTTAAGAGATGCCGATAGAGTAGATATTTTTGCTGGGGAAGCTAGAAGAATTGAGCTTCCACAAGGGTTTGAGGAAAGGGTAAGAGGAGTAGGCTTAGTGGTAAGAAAATGGGCACCTCAACCACAAATCTTGGCTCATTCTTCCACAGGCGGGTTCATGAGTCATTGTGGCTGGAATTCTTGCATAGAGAGTATTACTATGGGGGTGCCTATAGCTGCTTGGCCTATGCACTCTGACCAACCGAGAAATAGTTTCTTGGTGACGGAAATGTTGAAAACAGGCCTGATTGTGAGGGAGTGGGAGAAACGTGAGGAGCTGGTGAGTGCATCTACCATTGAGAACATCGTGAGCAAGCTGATGGCATCTGAAGAAGGTGATGTAATTAGGAAAAGAGCAGAAGAATTAGGAGAAGCTGTAAGGCGTTCCACAGAGAAAGGGGGTGCTTCTCGTATAGAGTTGGATGCTTTTATCTCGCATATCACAAGATAG